A section of the Solitalea canadensis DSM 3403 genome encodes:
- a CDS encoding pentapeptide repeat-containing protein, producing the protein MPTHEDQTFEKASFSEKVIKQESFENCTFINCDFSNANVTNSRFTECSFIGCNMGMMKVKSTTLNDAKFKDCKLMGINFSECIDFLFSVSFQNCILDYSSFEGKKMVKTTFADCSLKGAVFANTDLKGSKFDNCNLDSAQFERTNLREANLSTAINYAIDPELNDIKKARFSIHGIPGLLNKYDIKIEQ; encoded by the coding sequence ATGCCAACACACGAAGATCAAACCTTTGAAAAAGCCAGCTTTTCAGAAAAAGTTATAAAACAGGAGAGCTTTGAGAACTGCACATTTATCAATTGTGACTTTTCGAATGCTAATGTAACCAATAGCCGTTTCACCGAATGTTCATTTATTGGTTGCAATATGGGTATGATGAAGGTAAAATCAACCACCCTGAACGATGCAAAATTTAAAGATTGTAAGTTAATGGGTATTAACTTTAGCGAATGTATTGATTTTCTTTTTAGTGTGTCTTTTCAAAATTGCATTCTTGATTATTCCTCATTTGAGGGAAAGAAAATGGTAAAAACCACTTTCGCTGATTGTTCACTAAAAGGTGCTGTATTCGCGAATACTGATTTGAAGGGTTCAAAATTTGATAACTGTAACCTGGATTCAGCCCAATTTGAACGGACGAATCTAAGAGAAGCGAATCTTTCTACTGCGATAAATTACGCGATTGATCCTGAACTAAATGATATAAAGAAAGCTCGTTTCTCAATACACGGAATTCCCGGTTTGCTAAATAAGTATGATATTAAAATTGAACAGTAA
- a CDS encoding glycoside hydrolase family 18 protein, with protein sequence MKKHKFYLLAAIIISAAGLVYCSKQKDNLNNSESEKTASSRSTEAVGTTSTPIQIYGVWHAGNEACGWSTERNMTEFDAANHWLIDRGNGQPSVNLVVLSFVNPLKLLNKTTDAQTLNGLPRGMTQAVVNYFKTRGIRVMLSIGGITYTNDWNSALAQNATQLGLNAAEVAVNMGVGIEIDYEQSNAPNLTGLQSFITAYRSVLPYDASGNNHAARLTIDLAAGDRWLIDICRKATADWLRTDTPVLDYANAMVEARQASSAAAAQANWQEHIDGKSNYSPVIPPLAPCKFTGAVYLVTGKSAAPECNNFNNSLAKSTGTYVQSVVPNGAGTSPGMLGYMYWAAECPSSRRICTTPPNSCENGVGTGATFYNIQIPMPTLRQQ encoded by the coding sequence ATGAAAAAACACAAATTTTACCTACTGGCAGCAATTATAATTTCTGCCGCAGGTCTCGTTTATTGTTCAAAGCAAAAGGACAATCTTAACAATTCAGAATCCGAAAAAACAGCTTCGTCCCGAAGTACAGAAGCTGTTGGAACTACCTCCACTCCCATTCAGATTTATGGCGTATGGCACGCAGGAAACGAAGCCTGCGGCTGGTCGACTGAGCGAAACATGACAGAATTTGATGCCGCCAATCATTGGCTTATTGATCGAGGTAACGGACAACCATCAGTTAACCTTGTTGTTTTAAGCTTTGTAAATCCTCTGAAATTATTAAACAAAACCACAGATGCTCAAACCTTAAATGGTTTGCCAAGAGGCATGACACAAGCTGTTGTCAATTATTTTAAAACAAGAGGAATCAGAGTAATGCTTTCAATTGGAGGTATTACCTATACTAACGACTGGAATAGTGCATTAGCCCAGAATGCTACACAATTGGGATTAAATGCAGCAGAGGTTGCTGTTAACATGGGAGTTGGGATTGAAATTGACTATGAACAAAGCAACGCACCTAATCTTACCGGTTTACAGAGCTTTATTACCGCATATCGTTCCGTATTACCATACGATGCTTCAGGTAATAATCATGCAGCCAGACTTACAATAGATCTTGCTGCAGGCGACAGGTGGTTAATCGACATTTGCCGTAAAGCTACTGCAGACTGGCTTCGTACGGATACCCCTGTTCTGGATTATGCAAATGCCATGGTAGAAGCCCGTCAGGCAAGCAGTGCAGCTGCGGCACAAGCTAACTGGCAGGAACATATTGATGGTAAATCAAACTACAGTCCGGTTATTCCTCCGTTGGCTCCATGTAAATTTACCGGCGCTGTATATCTTGTAACTGGCAAAAGTGCAGCACCTGAATGTAATAATTTCAACAATTCTTTAGCAAAAAGCACCGGAACTTATGTTCAATCAGTAGTACCTAACGGTGCCGGTACAAGTCCGGGAATGTTAGGTTATATGTATTGGGCCGCTGAATGTCCGTCGTCACGTCGTATATGTACCACTCCTCCAAACAGCTGTGAAAATGGGGTTGGGACAGGTGCTACCTTCTACAACATTCAAATACCAATGCCAACTTTACGGCAGCAATAG
- a CDS encoding helix-turn-helix domain-containing protein, giving the protein MSKIPQKILFRQHEITADFLKELDKHLADILDERTIEMLEIRDFASLMHIHPTHLSNTIKLTTGKAPCFFFEEKIMKIAKELLSDPSLPIAQIAFKLTFDPSNFTKFFKRFEGVTPKYYREQVLSAKYSPQSETLTINTETVTIN; this is encoded by the coding sequence ATGAGTAAAATCCCACAGAAAATACTATTTCGTCAGCATGAGATAACTGCTGATTTTTTAAAGGAATTGGACAAACATTTGGCCGATATTCTTGATGAACGGACTATTGAAATGCTCGAAATCAGGGATTTTGCCTCGTTGATGCATATCCATCCTACTCATTTAAGTAATACCATTAAACTCACAACAGGTAAGGCTCCCTGCTTTTTCTTTGAGGAAAAGATCATGAAGATAGCAAAGGAACTGTTAAGTGATCCTTCTTTACCAATTGCTCAGATTGCTTTCAAACTAACTTTTGATCCTTCTAACTTTACGAAGTTCTTTAAACGATTTGAAGGAGTAACTCCAAAATACTATCGGGAGCAGGTGCTTTCAGCAAAGTATTCACCTCAATCGGAAACACTCACCATTAATACTGAAACAGTCACCATAAATTAA
- a CDS encoding SDR family NAD(P)-dependent oxidoreductase: MKSENKIALVTGGSRGLGKNAALRLAEKGLDVIITYNSKQQEALAVVKALEDKGVKAASLQLNVGSLNRYDDFSSTLNSILTEKWDRSTFDYLINNAGIDWAAPFAQTSEEQFDSLMNVHFKGTYFLTQKLLPLLADNGGIINLSTGLARFVIPGYSAYASMKGAIETFTKYLAKELGSRGIRANTVAPGAIDTDFNKANFDSHPEVKGFIASQTALGRVGIAEDIGGVIAFLCTDDARWINAQRLEASGGMFL, translated from the coding sequence ATGAAATCAGAAAACAAAATAGCATTAGTAACAGGCGGTAGTCGTGGCTTAGGTAAAAATGCTGCATTGCGCCTTGCTGAAAAAGGTTTAGACGTTATCATCACTTATAATAGCAAACAGCAAGAGGCCTTAGCTGTGGTAAAGGCACTCGAAGATAAAGGGGTTAAGGCTGCATCTCTTCAGTTAAATGTTGGATCACTCAACAGATATGATGATTTTTCCTCTACACTTAATTCAATATTAACCGAAAAATGGGATCGCTCTACATTCGATTACCTGATCAATAATGCCGGTATCGACTGGGCGGCTCCATTTGCTCAAACATCGGAAGAACAGTTTGATAGTCTGATGAATGTGCATTTTAAAGGAACCTATTTCTTAACACAAAAACTTCTCCCCTTATTAGCTGATAACGGAGGTATTATTAATCTTTCAACCGGTTTGGCTCGTTTCGTAATTCCGGGTTATAGTGCTTATGCTTCTATGAAAGGAGCTATCGAAACATTTACCAAGTATTTAGCTAAAGAATTAGGCTCACGTGGTATCCGAGCCAATACTGTAGCACCCGGAGCAATTGATACTGATTTCAACAAAGCGAACTTTGACTCACATCCTGAAGTGAAAGGTTTTATTGCATCACAAACAGCACTGGGCAGAGTGGGTATTGCTGAGGATATTGGCGGTGTGATCGCTTTCTTATGTACTGATGACGCACGTTGGATCAATGCTCAACGCTTAGAGGCTTCTGGGGGAATGTTCTTATAG
- the kdsB gene encoding 3-deoxy-manno-octulosonate cytidylyltransferase, with translation MKFLGIIPSRYQSTRFPGKPLVEIKGKSMIRRVYEQCKLCQELDEVVVATDDQRIYDHVIAFGGKAMLTSEDHLNGTSRCAEVAEAFPDYEVVINIQGDEPFISPKQISDLIHCFDDKETELASMYKKIKQPEEVFDPHVAKVVMNLKGEALFFSRSPIPFLRNVAEHEWLNKQDYYYHVGIYGYKSAVLFQLINLDPSPLELSESLEQLRWLEYGFKIKMAETDIDTIAIDTPEDLEKIK, from the coding sequence ATGAAATTTTTAGGCATTATTCCATCCCGCTATCAATCCACAAGATTTCCGGGCAAACCATTGGTAGAAATCAAAGGTAAAAGTATGATCAGACGTGTTTACGAACAATGTAAACTTTGTCAGGAACTTGATGAAGTGGTGGTTGCTACCGATGACCAACGCATCTATGATCATGTGATCGCCTTTGGAGGCAAAGCTATGTTGACGTCAGAAGACCACCTAAACGGGACCTCAAGGTGTGCAGAAGTTGCGGAAGCTTTTCCTGATTATGAGGTGGTCATTAATATTCAGGGCGATGAACCTTTTATCTCTCCAAAACAAATAAGTGATTTAATTCATTGCTTTGACGATAAAGAAACCGAGTTGGCGAGTATGTATAAGAAAATTAAACAGCCTGAAGAAGTATTTGACCCACATGTAGCTAAAGTGGTAATGAACTTAAAAGGCGAAGCATTATTCTTTAGTCGCTCACCTATTCCATTTTTGCGAAACGTTGCAGAACATGAATGGCTAAACAAACAGGATTATTACTACCATGTTGGTATATACGGCTATAAATCAGCAGTGTTGTTTCAGCTAATCAACTTAGATCCGTCTCCACTCGAGCTCAGCGAGTCTTTGGAGCAATTACGTTGGCTTGAGTATGGCTTTAAGATAAAAATGGCGGAAACTGATATTGATACGATTGCAATTGATACTCCCGAGGATCTGGAAAAAATAAAATGA
- a CDS encoding acyl-CoA thioesterase, producing MNIEEKINLSETRIFKAVFPNTTNHYDTLFGGTAMHLMDEVAFITATRFTRKRVVTVSSDRIDFSKPIPAGTIIELVGRVAHIGNTSLKVSVEIFIEEMYSFEREKAITGTFTFVAIDEHKKPVSVV from the coding sequence ATGAATATAGAAGAAAAAATAAATCTCTCAGAAACCCGAATCTTTAAAGCCGTTTTTCCTAATACTACCAACCACTATGATACGCTATTTGGCGGAACAGCAATGCATTTAATGGATGAAGTAGCTTTTATTACGGCAACCCGTTTTACCCGCAAACGTGTAGTAACCGTTTCTTCAGATCGCATTGACTTTTCAAAGCCAATTCCGGCAGGAACAATTATCGAACTGGTAGGTAGAGTTGCACATATCGGAAATACCAGTTTAAAGGTAAGCGTGGAGATTTTTATCGAAGAAATGTATTCATTTGAACGTGAAAAGGCTATTACAGGAACTTTTACTTTTGTGGCTATAGACGAACATAAAAAGCCGGTGAGTGTGGTGTAG
- a CDS encoding cysteine-rich CWC family protein gives MANHESKNCPRCNASFECKAGSITQCQCFGLTFNEEEKEAIACGYNDCLCRNCLLEIKQEIKFKALIEKKEQINTILKTR, from the coding sequence ATGGCAAATCACGAATCAAAAAACTGTCCACGGTGCAATGCTTCATTTGAGTGTAAAGCCGGAAGCATTACTCAATGTCAATGCTTTGGACTCACATTTAATGAGGAGGAGAAAGAAGCGATAGCTTGTGGCTATAACGACTGTCTTTGTCGTAATTGTTTGCTGGAAATAAAACAAGAGATAAAATTCAAAGCGCTCATAGAAAAGAAAGAACAAATTAACACCATATTAAAAACAAGATGA